A single genomic interval of Camelina sativa cultivar DH55 chromosome 11, Cs, whole genome shotgun sequence harbors:
- the LOC104726661 gene encoding uncharacterized protein LOC104726661 has protein sequence MSHSSSSSSSINLLHYHYLPPDFNHYLRFCLTAPSSSRWSNPDDYFSSSLAMPTTTLPAGSSSPSFNVPHSVRTKKLNNSQQKKEEIEKEVWMLREMLDQEEKTREILEQVQKHQLPSSSSSITLPASLPPKMKELITELSIVEGEISRLEVQISHLQINLKQEQDETLKQATTSSSRRAWQTSESYNDDNITPYQAPMLPKLYPKLPPPSPMVNKAMMKNENNNNTKTTTSHHQENVTFGTKTLRFINKAIKGDYPTESFHKSKEKVGIVEKENHRSVHQHENKLQESRNMKKIRMMKSPSPLREPRYSSPNKPNKDRVALDTSLDMPPKSLSSTILMEDGQNIQKWHPNKLAENIMKCLNFIYVRLLRTTRVMELEKTGPISRSTNFSLSSRSFRIDNATSSLSKSMNLVSCKESRQQDPYGIFDIETSLARDIGPYKNLVIFTSSSMDSKCISSSSSVSLIQKLRVLMNNLETVDLRVLSQQQKLAFWINMFNACVMHGYLQHGVPKTAEKLQSLVYNKATMNVGGKNISAHTIEHCILRKSTTTTMTQDRHEEMIIRKLYGVEALTDSNITFALSCGTRSSPAVRIYTGEGVTTELEKSKLEYLQASVVVTATKRIGLPELLVKHATDFVVPRVDGGGSSGEMGQLGSLVKWVCNQLPTSGSLRKSMVECFKNNNTKASTSSPVVEKIPYDFEFQYLLAI, from the exons AtgtctcattcttcttcttcttcttcttctattaacCTCCTACATTACCATTACCTTCCTCCTGATTTCAACCACTATCTCCGGTTCTGTCTCACTGCTCCATCTTCGTCTCGCTGGTCCAATCCCGACGATTATTTCAGCTCCAGCTTAGCCATGCCCACCACAACTCTCCCAGCTGGCTCTAGCTCTCCCAGCTTCAATGTCCCTCATAGTGTT AGGACGAAAAAGCTGAATAATAGCCagcaaaaaaaggaagaaatagagaaagag GTGTGGATGTTACGAGAGATGCTGgatcaagaagaaaagacacGTGAGATATTGGAACAAGTCCAAAAACATCAACTTCCTTCTTCGTCCTCTTCCATTACTCTTCCTGCTTCTCTCCCTCCTAAG ATGAAGGAACTAATAACGGAACTATCGATAGTAGAAGGTGAAATTTCAAGACTAGAAGTTCAAATAAGCCATCTTCAGATAAatctcaagcaagaacaagacGAAACTTTGAAACAAGCAACAACGAGTTCATCAAGACGAGCATGGCAAACTAGTGAGAGTTACAATGATGACAACATAACCCCTTATCAAGCTCCAATGTTaccaaaactataccctaagcTCCCACCTCCAAGCCCTATGGTGAACAAAGCCATGATGAAgaatgaaaacaacaacaacaccaaaactACTACAAGTCATCATCAAGAGAATGTAACATTTGGTACGAAGACACTGCGTTTCATCAACAAAGCTATAAAAGGTGATTACCCGACCGAAAGCTTCCACAAGTCTAAGGAGAAAGTTGGAATCGTTGAGAAGGAAAATCATCGGTCAGTCCACCAACATGAGAATAAGCTGCAAGAGAGTAGAAATATGAAGAAGATTAGGATGATGAAATCGCCTTCGCCTCTACGTGAACCTAGATATTCCTCTCCTAATAAG CCTAATAAGGATCGTGTAGCACTTGATACATCATTAGACATGCCACCAAAATCTCTATCGAGCACAATCTTGATGGAAGACGGACAAAACATACAGAAGTGGCACCCAAACAAGCTCGCAGAGAACATTATGAAGTGTCTCAATTTCATCTACGTCCGCCTCCTTAGAACCACAAGAGTCATGGAGCTAGAGAAAACGGGACCTATCTCGAGATCAACTAATTTCTCATTGAGCTCAAGAAGCTTTAGGATCGACAATGCAACCTCAAGCTTGTCGAAATCCATGAATCTTGTGTCTTGCAAGGAATCAAGACAACAAGATCCTTATGGAATATTTGATATCGAAACATCCTTGGCTAGAGACATTGGTCCTTACAAGAATCTTGTTATCTTCACTTCAAGTTCTATGGATTCCAAGTGCATTTCAAGCTCTAGCTCCGTTTCTTTAATCCAAAAACTCAG GGTATTGATGAACAATCTTGAGACAGTGGATCTAAGAGTGTTGAGCCAACAACAAAAGCTAGCGTTTTGGATCAACATGTTCAATGCTTGTgttatgcat GGATATCTACAACATGGAGTTCCAAAAACAGCTGAGAAATTGCAATCTCTCGTTTACAACAAG GCTACAATGAATGTTGGGGGCAAAAACATAAGTGCTCATACCATTGAGCATTGTATCCTTAGGAAATCTACAACTACTACCATGACTCAG GATCGACACGAAGAAATGATTATCCGTAAACTATATGGCGTGGAAGCATTAACGGATTCTAACATCACATTTGCACTCTCTTGCGGAACTCGATCTTCTCCTGCa GTGAGGATATACACTGGCGAAGGGGTGACAACGGAGCTAGAGAAATCGAAGCTGGAGTATCTGCAAGCCTCGGTGGTCGTTACAGCGACTAAACGGATAGGCTTGCCAGAGCTTCTTGTGAAACACGCCACCGATTTCGTGGTGCCGAGAGTCGATGGCGGTGGAAGTAGTGGAGAGATGGGGCAGTTAGGATCTCTGGTGAAATGGGTTTGCAACCAATTACCAACGTCTGGATCATTGAGAAAGTCAATGGTGGAATgttttaagaataataatactaaagCATCTACGTCCTCTCCTGTCGTTGAGAAGATCCCTTATGACTTCGAGTTTCAGTATCTTTTAGCCATTTAG
- the LOC104726662 gene encoding ATPase ASNA1 homolog 2-like: MTASLLLSRVSRATSSITLRRVAGFNSLNGQIHGGSISGKLFRERSLATLAQGASHFDEMVSVNQRKYYLLGGKGGVGKTSCAASLAVEFASHGHPTIVVSTDPAHSLSDSFSQDLSGGVLKPVQGVDSTLLALEITPETMKEEIKSQSGGKSVKNMMDSMGLGMFAGELGDLNLEDMLNAASPGIDEIAAISKVLQFMESPEYSRFTRIVFDTAPTGHTLRLLSLPDFYDSSISKITKLKKKVTAAASAFKSMFGKKEIQQQEPSNELDQLKERMEKVRNVFRDVNTTEFVIVTIPTVMAINESSRLHASLRKENVPVHRLIVNQLLPQSESECKFCSMRRKEQTRVLGLIQNDTELSGLKLIQSPLLNAEIRGVSALKFMGDHVWR, translated from the exons ATGACGGCTTCGCTTCTTCTTAGCCGTGTTTCTCGAGCTACTAGCTCAATCACTCTCCGTCGGGTCGCAGGTTTCAATTCCCTCAATGGTCAAATTCACGGTGGAAGTATCTCCGGAAAACTTTTTCGAG AGAGATCATTAGCTACTCTTGCTCAAGGAGCTTCCCATTTTGATGAGATGGTATCTGTGAATCAGAGAAAGTATTATCTTCTGGGTGGTAAAGGTGGTGTAGGGAAAACGAGCTGTGCTGCTTCTCTTGCGGTTGAGTTTGCTAGCCATGGTCATCCAACCATTGTGGTTTCAACTGACCCTGCTCACTCCTTGAGTGATTCTTTTTCCCAG GACTTGTCAGGAGGAGTTCTAAAACCGGTTCAAGGTGTTGATTCAACACTTCTAGCTCTTGAG ATTACACCTGAGACAATGAAGGAAGAGATTAAAAGTCAGTCGGGCGGTAAAAGCGTTAAAAATATGATGGATAGCATGGGGCTTGGAATGTTTGCCGGCGAG TTAGGGGACTTAAATCTTGAAGATATGCTCAATGCTGCCTCACCTGGTATTGACGAAATAGCAGCTATTTCCAAG GTCCTTCAATTTATGGAGTCACCAGAATACAGTAGGTTCACTCGTATAGTTTTTGATACTGCTCCTAcg GGACATACTCTGCGGCTTCTTTCACTCCCAGACTTCTATGATTCATCCATTAGCAAAATAACAAAG CTCAAGAAGAAGGTCACTGCAGCAGCTTCAGCTTTTAAGTCTATGTTTGGCAAAAAAGAGATACAACAACAAGAACCC TCTAACGAGTTAGACCAATTGAAAGAGAGAATGGAGAAAGTTCGAAATGTTTTCCGTGATGTGAACACTACCGAGTTTGTCATTGTGACCATCCCAACG GTTATGGCAATAAACGAGTCTTCAAGGTTACATGCatctttaagaaaagaaaatgtgcCAGTCCACAGGCTTATTGTTAATCAGCTTCTACCACAATCTGAATCCGAGTGCAAGTTTTGCTCGATGAGACGAAAG GAACAAACGCGTGTGCTTGGACTTATTCAGAACGATACAGAACTTTCTGGGTTAAAATTGATCCAATCCCCATTGCTAAACGCAGAGATAAGAGGGGTTTCAGCACTTAAGTTCATGGGTGATCACGTTTGGAGataa
- the LOC104726663 gene encoding ABC transporter G family member 28 — protein sequence MGRRDSCFQETTYVSFFVLLSLIFHQNVICQDERSLDNPAANRLYNQFVFDKVSNLTEVFEDDIKRELGFCITNVKEDYNEAFNFSKKPDFLNACGKSTKGDMMQRICTAAEVRIYFNGLLGGPKRATNYLKPNKNCNLSSWMSGCEPGWACRTAKDVKVDLKDDKNVPVRTQQCAPCCAGFFCPRGITCMIPCPLGAYCPEAELNKTTGLCDPYHYQLPSGQPNHTCGGADIWADIGSSSEVFCSAGSFCPSTIDKLPCSKGHYCRTGSTAELNCFKLATCNPRSTNQNITAYGIMLFAGLGFLLIILYNCSDQVLATRERRQAKSREKAVQSVRDSQSREKWKSAKDIAKKHATELQQSFSRTFSRRKSMKQPDLMRGLSQAKPGSDAALPPMSGSSSDTKKGKKKDKNKLTEMLHDIEQNPEDPGGFNLEIGDKNIKKHAPKGKALHTQSQMFRYAYGQIEKEKAMQEQNKNLTFSGVISMANDIDIRKRPTIEVAFKDLTITLKGKNKHLMRCVTGKLSPGRVSAVMGPSGAGKTTFLTALTGKAPGCTMSGMILVNGKVESIQSYKKIIGFVPQDDIVHGNLTVEENLWFSARCRLPADLPKPEKVLVVERVIESLGLQHVRDSLVGTVEKRGISGGQRKRVNVGLEMVMEPSLLILDEPTSGLDSSSSQLLLRALRREALEGVNICMVVHQPSYTLFRMFDDLILLAKGGLICYQGSVKNVEEYFSSLGIVVPERVNPPDYYIDILEGILKPSTSSGVTYKQLPVRWMLHNGYQVPMDMLKSIEGMASSASAENSAHGGSAHGSVVGDDGTSFAGEFWQDVKANVEIKKDTLQNNFSSSGDLSAREVPGVYQQYRYFLGRLGKQRLREARTLAVDYLILLLAGICLGTLAKVSDETFGAMGYTYTVIAVSLLCKITALRSFSLDKLHYWRESRAGMSSLAYFLAKDTVDHFNTIVKPLVYLSMFYFFNNPRSTVTDNYVVLICLVYCVTGIAYALAILFEPGPAQLWSVLLPVVLTLIATSTNDNKIVDSISELCYTRWALEAFVVSNAQRYKGVWLITRCGSLMENGYNIKHFPRCLIFLTLTGILSRGAAFFCMVTFQKK from the exons ATGGGAAGGAGAGATTCATGTTTTCAAGAAACAACATATGTGTCCTTCTTCGTTCTTCTTTCCTTAATCTTTCATCAAAATGTAATATGTCAAGACGAGAGAAGCTTGGATAATCCCGCTGCTAATCGTCTCTATAATCAATTCGTCTTCGACAAAGTATCCAATCTCACCGAAGTTTTTGAGGATGATATTAAACGAGAACTCGGTTTCTGCATTACCAATGt AAAAGAAGATTATAACGAAGCTTTTAATTTCTCTAAAAAGCCAGATTTCTTAAATGCCTGTGGTAAATCCACAAAAG GTGACATGATGCAGAGGATATGTACGGCTGCAGAAGTGAGGATATACTTCAATGGATTATTAGGAGGTCCAAAGAGAGCTACGAATTACTTGAAACCGAACAAGAACTGCAATCTATCTTCATGGATGTCTGGATGTGAACCTGGATGGGCTTGTCGTACTGCTAAAGATGTGAAAGTTGACCTTAAAGACGATAAGAATGTTCCCGTAAGAACTCAGCAATGTGCGCCTTGCTGCGCAGGTTTCTTTTGCCCTCGTGGCATCACCTGCATGATCC CTTGTCCTTTGGGAGCTTATTGTCCAGAGGCTGAGCTGAACAAAACAACAGGATTATGCGACCC ATATCATTACCAGCTTCCTTCTGGACAGCCAAATCATACTTGTGGTGGAGCTGATATTTGGGCTGATATTGGTAGTAGCAGTGAGGTTTTCTGTTCAGCCGGATCGTTTTGTCCTTCCACTATCGACAAGCTTCCTTGTAGCAAAGG ACATTATTGCAGGACAGGTTCTACTGCAGAACTAA ATTGTTTTAAGCTGGCAACATGCAATCCAAgatcaacaaatcaaaatatcaCAGCATATGGAATCATGCTTTTT GCTGGGTTAGGTTTCTTGCTCATAATCTTATACAACTGTTCTGATCAAGTGCTTGCGACGAGAGAAAGAAGGCAGGCTAAATCCAGGGAAAAAGCAGTACAAAGTGTGCGTGATTCACAGTCACGGGAGAAATGGAAATCTGCCAAAGATATTGCAAAGAAGCATGCGACCGAGCTGCAGCAATCGTTTTCCCGAACATTTTCGAGGAGAAAATCTATGAAACAACCAGATTTGATGAGAGGTTTAAGCCAAGCAAAACCTGGATCAGATGCTGCCTTACCACCAATGTCAGGAAGTAGCTCAGACAcgaaaaagggaaagaaaaaggaTAAGAACAAACTAACTGAGATGTTACATGACATTGAACAAAACCCTGAAGATCCTGGAGGGTTTAATCTTGAGATTGGtgataaaaacatcaaaaaacaTGCTCCAAAAGGCAAGGCCTTGCATACTCAGAGCCAGATGTTCAGGTACGCTTATGGCCAGATTGAAAAGGAAAAAGCAATGCAGGAGCAGAACAAGAACTTGACTTTCTCTGGAGTCATCTCCATGGCTAATGATATCGACATACGAAAGAGACCTACGATTGAAGTTGCTTTTAAAGACCTTACGATTACTCTAAAAGGGAAAAACAAACATCTCATGAGATGTGTGACTGGTAAACTATCACCTGGACGTGTTTCTGCTGTGATGGGTCCTTCTGGTGCCGGGAAAACCACTTTCCTAACAGCTTTGACAGGCAAAGCACCAGGATGCACCATGAGTGGAATGATTCTCGTAAACGGCAAGGTTGAATCAATTCAATCCTACAAGAAAATCATAGGTTTTGTGCCTCAGGATGACATTGTCCATGGAAACTTAACAGTGGAGGAGAATCTCTGGTTCAGTGCAAGATGCAG GCTGCCTGCAGATCTCCCAAAGCCGGAAAAGGTTTTAGTTGTAGAAAGAGTCATTGAGTCACTTGGTCTGCAACATGTTCGAGACTCTCTTGTTGGGACTGTGGAAAAGAGAGGAATCTCTGGAGGTCAGAGAAAAAGAGTCAATGTGGGTCTTGAAATGGTGATGGAACCATCACTTTTGATATTAGACGAACCAACTTCAGGCCTTGACAGCTCATCTTCTCAGTTACTTCTCAGAGCTTTACGCCGTGAAGCTCTTGAAGGAGTAAACATCTGTATGGTTGTCCACCAGCCCAG TTATACTCTGTTTCGGATGTTTGATGATCTAATACTTCTGGCAAAAGGTGGACTGATATGTTACCAAGGATCAGTGAAAAATGTTGAAGAATACTTCTCGAGCCTCGGGATTGTTGTCCCGGAGCGTGTGAATCCTCCTGATTACTACATTGATATATTAGAAGGCATATTAAAGCCAAGTACAAGCTCAGGGGTTACCTATAAACAGCTTCCAGTTAGATGGATGCTTCATAATGGGTATCAAGTTCCTATGGACATGCTTAAAAGCATTGAAGGGATGGCTTCATCAGCTTCCGCTGAAAACTCTGCTCACGGAGGAAGCGCTCATGGGAGCGTCGTAGGAGATGATGGAACATCTTTCGCTGGAGAGTTCTGGCAAGATGTCAAGGCAAATGTTGAAATCAAGAAAGATACCTTGCAGAATAACTTCAGTAGTTCAGGTGATTTATCCGCAAGAGAAGTTCCTGGTGTGTATCAGCAATACAGATACTTCTTAGGAAG GTTAGGTAAACAAAGACTGCGAGAAGCAAGGACACTAGCTGTAGATTATCTCATACTTTTACTTGCTGGTATCTGCTTAGGAACACTTGCTAAAGTGAGTGATGAAACGTTTGGTGCCATGGGATATACATATACAGTCATTGCTGTTT CTCTATTGTGTAAGATTACTGCATTAAGATCTTTCTCTCTGGATAAACTACATTATTGGAGAGAAAGCCGAGCCGGAATGAGCAGCCTGGCTTACTTCCTAGCAAAAGACACAGTTGATCACTTCAACACCATAGTTAAACCGCTTGTTTATCTATCCATGTTCTACTTCTTCAACAATCCAAGATCAACAGTTACAGACAATTATGTTGTCCTAATCTGTCTTGTATACTGTGTGACTGGCATAGCTTATGCCCTGGCCATACTTTTCGAACCTGGTCCAGCTCAACTA TGGTCAGTGTTACTTCCAGTGGTTCTGACTTTAATTGCCACCAGTACAAACGACAACAAAATCGTAGATTCAATCTCAGAGTTGTGCTACACGAGATGGGCTCTTGAAGCATTTGTGGTATCAAACGCTCAAAG ATATAAAGGAGTCTGGCTTATCACTCGGTGTGGGTCACTGATGGAGAATGGATACAACATCAAGCACTTCCCTCGTTGCCTCATCTTCCTGACATTAACCGGTATCTTGAGCCGCGGTGCAGCTTTCTTTTGTATGGTAACTTTCCAAAAGAAATAG
- the LOC104726664 gene encoding uncharacterized protein LOC104726664, protein MLTSPCSSSSLLLCHRPALSISRSKFRVPCRTVFSPALTQISPLTAASSPSNKSAKHKWKIFCFRNEDSAPENPEQFVPEEIVKSDQDSPCTDKTDLKATLQKAADAVLKAIGTRWKVPWTGETIVQVMLLWVAAFWFIGSWMIPFMAHISGFHKESLTFRGQALFSLVTDVTEGLAGIAILHRCLSMFRPLASDWFRFSLKGNWQLDVIIGCFMFPFVNRLSQLNLNLLPLPPTSSPVSLSSVEQSIMARDPVAMALYAVVVSICAPVWEEIVFRGFLLPSLTRYMPVWCAILVSSVAFALAHFNVQRMLPLVFLGVVLGLIFARSRNLLPSMLLHSLWNGFVFIELMR, encoded by the exons ATGTTGACCTCTCCttgctcttcttcgtctctcctCCTTTGCCATCGCCCAGCGCTATCTATTTCGCGTTCAAAGTTTAGAGTTCCTTGTCGAACTGTCTTCTCTCCTGCTCTTACCCAGATTTCCCCTTTAACTGCTGCTTCTTCACCTTCTAATAAGTCCGCAAAACAC AAATGGAAGATTTTTTGCTTTAGAAATGAGGATTCTGCTCCTGAGAATCCGGAGCAATTCGTGCCTGAGGAAATAGTTAAGTCAGATCAAGATTCTCCATGTACAGATAAAACAGATTTGAAGGCAACTCTTCAAAAG GCTGCAGATGCAGTTTTGAAGGCCATTGGGACTCGTTGGAAAGTACCTTGGACTGGTGAGACCATTGTGCAG gtaATGCTTCTGTGGGTAGCTGCTTTCTGGTTCATTGGTTCATGGATGATCCCATTCATGGCTCATATATCAGGTTTCCACAAAGAATCCCTAACATTTAGAGGCCAAGCTTTGTTCAGTCTGGTAACTGATGTAACAGAAGGCCTTGCCGGGATTGCTATCCTCCACCGTTGTCTCTCCATGTTTCGTCCTCTTGCAAGTGATTGGTTCCGCTTTAGCCTCAAAGGAAACTGGCAACTAGATGTTATCATAGGCTGTTTCATGTTCCCTTTCGTAAACCGTCTATCCCAATTAAACCTCAACCTTTTGCCACTCCCACCGACCTCAAGTCCGGTCTCACTGTCAAGTGTCGAGCAGTCGATAATGGCTAGAGACCCTGTGGCAATGGCACTGTATGCGGTTGTGGTATCGATTTGTGCACCGGTTTGGGAAGAGATAGTGTTCAGAGGGTTTTTGTTACCGTCTCTGACTAGGTACATGCCAGTTTGGTGTGCGATTCTTGTGAGTTCAGTTGCGTTTGCTCTGGCGCATTTCAATGTGCAGAGGATGTTGCCATTGGTGTTCCTTGGAGTGGTTTTGGGTTTGATATTCGCACGATCAAGGAACTTGTTACCGTCAATGCTGTTGCATAGCTTGTGGAATGGCTTTGTATTCATAGAATTGATGCGATGA
- the LOC104726665 gene encoding uncharacterized protein LOC104726665, translating into MDPQQREVSLLQAKAQELTIATEASQPCDEEKKRAEKAMDPQQREVSQPVTIKEDLDIFMRLHCEFLGLHTRRMGAARGEAKVLYKKGLQNMRETANTIVKRASEDFKEDEKKLETVEMIKTRIRNLRKEIKKLKT; encoded by the exons ATGGATCCGCAGCAAAGGGAAGTTTCACTTCTTCAGGCAAAAGCTCAGGAGTTGACTATTGCAA CTGAAGCATCTCAGCCTTgtgatgaagagaaaaagagagctGAAAAAGCGATGGATCCACAACAAAGGGAAGTTTCACAGCCTGTCACCATAAAGGAAGATTTGGACATATTTATGCGGCTGCATTGTGAGTTTTTAGGACTCCACACTAGAAGAATGGGGGCGGCTCGGGGTGAAGcaaaagttttatataagaaagGCTTGCAAAACATGAGAGAGACTGCCAATACTATCGTAAAAAGGGCTTCAGAAGATTttaaagaagatgagaagaaactTGAGACTGTGGAAATGATAAAGACTCGGATAAGAAATCTCAggaaagaaatcaagaaactcAAGACATGA